One genomic segment of Pseudoalteromonas sp. GCY includes these proteins:
- a CDS encoding alpha/beta hydrolase, with amino-acid sequence MQTRLVTHIVIVAIFTLLSIGSAVANKSVDSNSTLQLSSAYFSQKRTVHIVLPPSYEQGNTSYPVLYLTDGQINLEHTASAARFLAQQHKIPELIIVAIETNEHRTRDLTPPYRKGSLAVLGHFAGPTRQQNPGGAEMLLQFIDKELIPYVDKHYRTSGYRALAGHSFGGLFATYALLEKPDLFNGVMLASPSLWWDKERLLNDLLAKALINKCIYISMADESAIITQPFQRLNDAWRKPNGIDFKAQHFSGETHMSVVYPSYYHGLQHLFNHYQPSLKVAAAGVTQLENHVAIAKSLYGLKAYPYDALTSLGYGALFERNFTAAINLFSFVSQHNSASLNALQQLATAYQQKGDKPSLLKTYQAMLKLEGLSESEQKHLLSEIKALQHLH; translated from the coding sequence ATGCAAACTAGGTTAGTTACTCACATTGTTATCGTGGCTATTTTTACATTGCTGTCAATTGGTAGCGCTGTTGCTAATAAATCAGTAGATTCGAACTCGACACTGCAGCTTTCATCCGCTTATTTTTCGCAAAAAAGAACGGTTCATATCGTCCTGCCACCAAGCTATGAGCAAGGCAATACAAGCTATCCAGTGTTATATCTGACTGATGGTCAGATCAATCTTGAACATACCGCTTCAGCGGCTCGCTTCTTGGCACAACAACATAAAATACCGGAACTTATCATTGTTGCCATCGAAACCAACGAACACCGCACTCGAGATCTTACCCCGCCTTATCGCAAAGGCAGCCTTGCGGTACTGGGACATTTTGCAGGTCCAACACGGCAGCAAAATCCGGGCGGTGCAGAAATGCTACTGCAATTTATCGACAAAGAACTCATCCCTTACGTAGACAAGCATTATCGCACATCAGGCTATCGCGCGTTAGCAGGACACTCATTTGGCGGGCTGTTTGCAACCTATGCGCTACTTGAAAAACCCGATTTATTTAATGGTGTGATGTTGGCAAGTCCAAGCCTTTGGTGGGATAAAGAGCGATTATTAAATGACTTACTGGCAAAAGCGTTAATCAACAAGTGTATCTACATCAGCATGGCAGACGAAAGCGCAATCATAACGCAGCCATTTCAACGTCTTAATGATGCTTGGCGAAAGCCAAATGGAATTGACTTCAAAGCACAGCACTTTAGCGGCGAAACCCATATGAGCGTCGTTTACCCGAGCTATTATCATGGTTTGCAGCACCTCTTTAACCATTATCAGCCATCCTTGAAGGTAGCGGCCGCCGGTGTCACTCAGCTGGAAAATCATGTCGCCATCGCTAAGTCACTATATGGACTCAAGGCTTACCCCTACGACGCACTGACTTCGCTCGGGTATGGCGCCCTATTCGAACGTAACTTCACTGCGGCCATCAACCTGTTCAGCTTTGTGAGCCAGCACAACTCAGCGTCTCTCAATGCACTGCAGCAATTGGCCACGGCTTATCAGCAAAAAGGAGATAAGCCATCGCTATTAAAGACCTACCAAGCCATGCTTAAGCTTGAAGGGCTAAGTGAAAGCGAACAAAAACATTTGCTTTCTGAAATCAAAGCATTGCAACACTTACATTAA
- a CDS encoding sulfatase-like hydrolase/transferase — protein sequence MKINGKQPNFLIITTDEERFPPPYENSQAKEYRLKHSACMAEMRRCGMEFMNHNAAATACAPSRTSIYTGQYPSLHGVSQTPGIGKSSFDQNMFWLAPNTVPTMGSWFREAGYQTYYRGKWHLSDEDIIVPGSQQALYSNSETGEPYPAKQALYERSERLDKFGFSQWIGPEPHGAAENNSGTSRDPGFANQVCETLKQLEEKAQNGDQTPFLLVSSFVNPHDIVLMGQKDWFSNFYAEKEAGNLPSVAPAPSQTESLMDKPRCQKDYQLMYPHMYLPQPPDETYRQFYYYLIAEVNKHIEQVFNALKQSSFYENTIVVFTSDHGELLGAHGGLHQKWYTAYQEVLNVPFIISNPVLFNQPKQLDITTSHIDLLPTLLGLADIDIEQTRTQLAKDHSEAQPLVGRNLANVILGETSPKEEAIYFMTDDNIEVGSDMTNMLTGKAYNSIIQPNHIEAVVTQLPDISGDTKWKFVRYFDNARFYEQDPNLVDLGGNDEPTTQSSVSNVVGVGNPDGITTTQFIPCEYECYNLSEDPTEENNLLSPFCETPLDARILKALQFTLREQRKAKRLLPQSLNEAPQKPVNQQVPIRR from the coding sequence ATGAAGATTAATGGCAAACAACCGAATTTTCTAATCATCACCACCGATGAAGAGCGTTTCCCTCCGCCCTACGAAAATTCACAAGCAAAAGAATATCGACTCAAGCACAGTGCGTGTATGGCAGAAATGCGCCGTTGTGGCATGGAATTTATGAATCATAACGCAGCAGCAACGGCATGCGCACCGAGTAGAACATCCATTTACACGGGACAATATCCATCACTACACGGCGTGAGCCAAACACCTGGAATTGGCAAGTCGTCATTTGATCAAAACATGTTCTGGCTGGCTCCCAACACGGTGCCAACCATGGGCTCTTGGTTTCGCGAAGCGGGTTATCAAACCTACTATCGTGGTAAGTGGCACCTCTCCGATGAGGATATTATCGTACCGGGGAGTCAGCAAGCGCTGTATAGTAACTCTGAAACCGGAGAGCCTTACCCAGCAAAACAAGCTCTCTATGAGCGCTCAGAGCGTCTAGATAAGTTTGGCTTTAGTCAATGGATAGGTCCTGAACCTCATGGCGCTGCAGAGAACAATTCAGGTACATCTCGAGATCCGGGATTTGCCAATCAAGTTTGTGAAACCCTTAAACAACTTGAAGAAAAGGCACAAAACGGCGACCAAACGCCATTTTTACTGGTTTCTTCATTCGTAAACCCTCATGACATTGTATTAATGGGACAAAAAGATTGGTTTTCCAACTTTTACGCCGAAAAAGAAGCCGGTAACCTTCCAAGTGTTGCGCCAGCCCCAAGCCAAACTGAAAGCTTAATGGACAAGCCTAGATGCCAAAAAGACTATCAGCTTATGTACCCGCATATGTATCTACCACAGCCACCAGATGAAACCTATCGACAGTTTTATTACTACCTTATCGCAGAAGTAAACAAGCATATAGAACAGGTATTTAACGCATTAAAGCAGTCATCTTTTTATGAAAATACTATCGTTGTTTTTACCTCAGATCATGGTGAGCTACTTGGTGCTCACGGCGGTCTACATCAAAAGTGGTACACCGCGTATCAAGAAGTATTAAACGTGCCGTTTATTATTTCTAATCCTGTGCTTTTCAACCAACCTAAGCAGCTTGATATCACCACATCACACATCGACTTACTGCCTACCCTGCTTGGTCTAGCGGATATAGATATTGAGCAAACTCGTACTCAGCTTGCTAAAGATCACAGTGAAGCACAGCCACTCGTTGGCAGAAACCTGGCCAACGTCATTTTAGGTGAAACGTCGCCCAAAGAAGAAGCCATTTACTTTATGACCGATGACAACATCGAGGTTGGCAGTGATATGACGAACATGCTTACCGGTAAAGCTTACAATAGTATTATCCAACCGAATCATATCGAAGCCGTGGTAACGCAACTACCGGATATCAGCGGTGACACGAAATGGAAGTTTGTGCGTTATTTTGATAACGCTCGATTCTATGAGCAAGACCCGAACTTAGTTGATCTTGGTGGTAACGATGAGCCTACCACGCAATCGTCTGTGAGTAATGTCGTTGGCGTCGGCAACCCAGACGGAATAACAACCACTCAGTTCATTCCCTGTGAATACGAGTGTTATAACTTGAGTGAAGATCCGACGGAAGAGAACAACCTGTTAAGCCCGTTTTGCGAAACGCCATTGGATGCGCGGATTTTAAAAGCGCTGCAATTTACGCTACGAGAGCAGCGTAAAGCAAAACGTTTATTACCACAAAGCCTCAATGAAGCACCGCAAAAGCCAGTCAACCAGCAAGTGCCGATTAGAAGGTAA
- a CDS encoding VOC family protein, producing the protein MATSSIPSGYHSLTPYLIVAGAAKAIEFYRAAFGASVKLQLPMPDGGIAHAELLIGNSYVMLSDMCPDVHFKDPKELGGTPVSLMLYVDDVDTVFAGAIELGAQQVTPVCDQFYGDRAGTLRDPFGHVWTIGTHKEDLTETELLARMADFMDKQQDA; encoded by the coding sequence ATGGCGACTTCTTCAATTCCTTCCGGTTATCATTCACTCACGCCTTATCTTATTGTGGCTGGTGCAGCAAAAGCCATCGAGTTTTACCGAGCTGCTTTTGGTGCCAGCGTAAAGCTTCAGTTACCTATGCCAGATGGAGGAATAGCACATGCGGAGCTGCTGATTGGTAACTCTTATGTGATGCTTTCAGATATGTGCCCTGATGTGCACTTTAAAGATCCCAAGGAGCTTGGTGGCACGCCCGTTAGCTTAATGTTGTATGTTGACGATGTGGACACTGTATTTGCGGGGGCAATTGAATTGGGGGCACAGCAAGTCACGCCCGTTTGTGATCAGTTTTATGGTGATAGGGCAGGAACGCTACGAGACCCATTTGGTCATGTCTGGACGATTGGCACGCATAAAGAAGATCTCACAGAAACCGAGTTACTCGCGCGTATGGCTGATTTTATGGATAAGCAACAAGATGCCTAG
- a CDS encoding DUF808 domain-containing protein, which produces MPSANLLALLDDVAALTKLAATKTAPVLGDDLAVNAEQLSGGIKPDRELAVVWKVFKGSLLNKFILVPVALACSYFAPFMIPIMLILGALYLLFEGGEKILHAIFHRQEQQQETDEFVKALEDESVDLVEFEKDKIKGAIVTDFVLSAEIIIIALGAIADQPFEKQAIVLSLIGLALTIGVYGIVALIVKLDDIGLAMIKDASKTTLAAIKRKVGKGLLYFANGLMEFLSVAGVLAMLLVGVDILAHQFHLLEEIVHAIEKLIPAMSWLLSIIAKLGLGAVIGVIIAAVLSQLLAVFKKV; this is translated from the coding sequence ATGCCATCCGCAAACTTACTTGCCTTGCTTGATGATGTCGCTGCGCTAACAAAATTAGCCGCAACGAAAACCGCTCCGGTGTTAGGAGACGACCTTGCCGTCAACGCAGAGCAACTATCGGGCGGGATCAAACCAGATCGGGAGCTTGCAGTGGTATGGAAGGTGTTTAAAGGCTCCTTGCTGAACAAGTTTATTTTAGTTCCCGTTGCCTTGGCTTGCAGTTACTTTGCGCCGTTTATGATCCCCATTATGCTAATTTTAGGGGCGCTGTACTTGCTGTTTGAGGGTGGTGAAAAAATTCTCCACGCCATTTTTCATCGGCAGGAGCAACAGCAAGAAACCGATGAGTTTGTCAAAGCGCTTGAGGATGAGAGTGTTGACCTAGTCGAGTTTGAAAAAGACAAAATCAAGGGCGCTATTGTTACCGACTTTGTTCTGTCGGCGGAAATTATCATTATTGCGCTGGGGGCGATTGCTGATCAGCCTTTTGAAAAGCAAGCAATAGTCCTTTCGTTAATTGGACTTGCGCTGACAATCGGGGTTTACGGAATTGTGGCCCTGATTGTTAAGCTTGATGATATTGGTTTAGCCATGATTAAGGACGCAAGTAAGACTACACTTGCGGCGATAAAACGTAAGGTGGGTAAGGGGTTGCTTTATTTTGCCAACGGTCTGATGGAGTTTTTGTCGGTCGCCGGTGTGCTGGCAATGCTTTTAGTTGGCGTTGATATTTTGGCTCACCAGTTCCACTTACTCGAAGAAATTGTTCACGCTATTGAAAAGCTGATCCCTGCAATGAGCTGGCTTTTGAGTATTATCGCCAAGCTCGGATTGGGTGCGGTGATTGGTGTCATTATTGCGGCGGTGCTAAGTCAGTTGTTGGCAGTGTTTAAAAAAGTATAG
- a CDS encoding Ig-like domain-containing protein, which produces MKPTSILRLAWTSGALILAGQAKAYDCSNLTLWSEQQVYRQGDITQSQNQAYEAKWYSQNDNPAGHSGPYDVWRSLGACATGSGQAPSVVLTSPNNGAVLGENDSAVFSANANDVDGDLAYVEFLVNGQVIATDTTAPFQTTWNAVLGEYNISAIATDLQGLTGSSQSARITVKPGGGNLPPNVSIVAPASGQQFYQGDMVGISITAEDSDGTIAGVEISVNNQLVTNLTTSPFEFKFQAEQVGVNQLNVKAIDNQGLVSEANLAIDVLTKVGGGCQGLRAYSAGQNYQAGELVAHNNHKYRCDIAGWCSSNAQWAYEPGAGQYWTDAWSDLGICAIAPTVTFESPSNNGTVLVNAPTTISVSAQDTDGTIATLTLYADNTLLATANQGMLSHSWTPTALNPVSLKAVAVDNESNQSAQTITVNVTDKPIAVDLLAPTSGSQITLGNSTQLIAQASSFVGQITQVQFYADGVLLNTDTTPPYEYSYAPASIGTKTLYATATNDNNDLVSSSGVTVQVIDKPIGKKHKLIGYWHNFVNPAGCPIPLDQMSNAWDIIDIAFAENDRNSNGTVHFTPFEKDIRSNCPPIDPVKFKSDMQALQAQGKVFVLSLGGAEGTITLNTDSDEAAFVSSLTDIIQQWGFDGLDIDLESGSNLVHGSQIQARLPRALKQIEQNIGGNMVLTMAPEHPYVHGGMIAYSGIWGAYIPLINELRDTLDLLHVQLYNNGGLPNPYEPGSAPEGSVNMMVAHAKMLIEGFELADGTRFAPLRDDQVAIGLPSGPQSANSGQAPIGNIINALDCLTKGTGCGTIQPSRAYPNFGGVMTWSINWDKYDGYNFSQPIGDKLTQMNQGN; this is translated from the coding sequence ATGAAACCAACTTCTATATTACGATTGGCTTGGACGAGCGGTGCTCTCATCCTCGCAGGCCAAGCAAAAGCCTACGACTGTAGTAATTTAACCCTGTGGTCTGAACAACAAGTCTACAGACAAGGGGATATTACACAATCCCAAAACCAAGCATATGAAGCTAAGTGGTACAGTCAAAACGACAATCCAGCTGGCCACTCCGGTCCTTATGATGTCTGGCGGTCACTTGGAGCTTGCGCAACGGGGTCAGGTCAAGCGCCGAGTGTCGTACTCACCAGCCCAAATAATGGCGCTGTGCTGGGCGAAAATGACAGCGCTGTTTTTTCCGCTAATGCCAATGATGTCGATGGTGATCTGGCTTATGTCGAATTCTTAGTAAATGGGCAAGTTATCGCTACGGACACTACCGCGCCATTTCAAACCACTTGGAACGCAGTACTTGGCGAATACAACATCAGTGCAATTGCCACCGATTTACAAGGGCTAACCGGAAGTTCGCAATCAGCACGGATCACAGTAAAACCGGGCGGAGGAAATTTACCACCAAACGTATCCATTGTAGCGCCAGCCAGCGGTCAGCAGTTCTATCAAGGCGATATGGTAGGGATCAGCATCACAGCTGAAGATAGCGACGGTACTATTGCGGGAGTGGAAATTAGCGTGAACAACCAGCTTGTTACGAACCTAACGACCTCTCCTTTTGAGTTCAAATTCCAAGCGGAGCAAGTGGGCGTAAACCAACTAAATGTAAAAGCGATAGACAATCAAGGTTTGGTAAGTGAGGCAAACCTTGCCATCGATGTGCTAACAAAAGTAGGCGGTGGCTGCCAAGGCCTTAGAGCATACAGCGCTGGACAAAATTACCAGGCTGGTGAACTCGTCGCTCATAATAATCATAAATATCGCTGTGATATTGCAGGTTGGTGTAGCTCAAACGCGCAATGGGCATATGAGCCAGGTGCAGGCCAGTATTGGACCGATGCATGGAGCGATTTAGGGATCTGCGCAATCGCGCCAACCGTAACGTTCGAAAGCCCGTCCAATAATGGTACTGTTTTGGTCAATGCGCCCACCACTATCTCTGTCAGTGCTCAAGATACAGACGGCACTATTGCTACGCTGACACTCTATGCCGACAATACACTCCTCGCCACAGCCAATCAAGGAATGCTTAGCCACAGCTGGACACCAACAGCCCTCAATCCTGTAAGCTTAAAAGCCGTTGCCGTCGATAACGAAAGTAATCAAAGCGCGCAAACAATTACAGTGAATGTGACTGATAAACCAATTGCCGTTGATTTACTCGCCCCCACTAGCGGCAGCCAAATTACTTTGGGTAATTCCACTCAATTGATTGCACAAGCATCCTCTTTTGTTGGACAAATCACACAAGTGCAGTTTTATGCTGACGGCGTGTTACTCAATACAGACACAACGCCGCCCTACGAATATAGTTATGCACCGGCCTCAATCGGCACAAAAACACTTTATGCCACGGCCACCAACGACAATAATGATCTAGTGTCCAGTAGCGGCGTGACAGTTCAAGTCATCGACAAGCCCATCGGTAAAAAGCACAAACTGATTGGCTATTGGCATAACTTTGTTAATCCAGCTGGTTGCCCTATTCCACTTGATCAGATGTCTAATGCTTGGGACATCATCGATATTGCCTTTGCTGAAAATGATAGAAACTCGAATGGCACGGTGCACTTCACGCCATTTGAAAAAGACATTCGCTCTAACTGCCCCCCTATCGATCCGGTAAAATTCAAATCCGACATGCAGGCATTACAAGCACAAGGTAAGGTTTTTGTGCTAAGTCTTGGTGGTGCGGAAGGCACAATTACCCTCAATACGGATTCCGATGAAGCGGCATTTGTCAGTAGCCTCACCGATATTATTCAACAATGGGGATTTGATGGGCTCGATATTGATTTAGAGAGTGGTTCGAACCTTGTGCATGGCTCTCAGATCCAAGCTCGGCTGCCTAGAGCATTAAAGCAGATTGAACAAAATATTGGTGGCAATATGGTACTTACCATGGCCCCTGAGCATCCCTATGTGCATGGTGGCATGATTGCCTATTCAGGTATTTGGGGCGCTTATATTCCACTTATAAACGAGCTACGCGATACGTTAGATTTACTTCACGTACAGCTATACAACAATGGCGGTCTACCTAACCCATATGAACCGGGAAGCGCCCCTGAGGGCTCAGTGAACATGATGGTTGCCCATGCAAAAATGTTGATTGAGGGATTTGAGCTTGCTGATGGCACCCGCTTTGCGCCACTTCGGGATGACCAAGTAGCCATCGGTCTACCTTCTGGCCCACAGTCGGCAAATTCAGGTCAAGCGCCTATCGGCAATATCATCAATGCCTTAGATTGTTTAACCAAAGGTACAGGATGTGGCACTATCCAACCCAGTAGGGCTTATCCGAACTTTGGTGGCGTGATGACATGGTCGATTAACTGGGACAAGTACGATGGCTATAACTTCTCTCAACCCATTGGCGATAAATTAACGCAGATGAATCAAGGAAATTAA
- a CDS encoding alpha/beta hydrolase, whose amino-acid sequence MKRYLFSLLGLIASVAAGWKLTQYQSHYTSDYVDVVLPSQVLNEDRKVFIRLPKGYDKAHSYPLIIRTDGNFNLARWDEVLSSLAEQGRVEDAILVSIPNQFWTETRNRDLVPPYARQDVAIEARPESDNDPAIFGRADRFLQFVESELLPYLEANYSINDNRVLSGFSAGGSFVLYTMVTKPALFDGYFAFSPAAWYDDSVVVKEFAKSLANIQGKPKYIYLSIGGAENDIITGSFRGLLDALEQHAPANVRWGHSISEGAGHSQNPVVSVPLALSEYHHFRKNQLM is encoded by the coding sequence ATGAAGCGATATCTATTTTCTCTCTTAGGTTTAATTGCCAGCGTAGCTGCTGGTTGGAAGCTTACCCAGTATCAGTCTCATTACACTTCAGATTATGTTGATGTAGTGTTGCCTTCACAAGTGCTTAATGAAGATCGAAAGGTCTTTATTCGCCTCCCGAAAGGATATGACAAGGCACATAGTTATCCACTCATTATTCGCACCGATGGCAACTTTAATCTCGCGCGGTGGGATGAGGTACTAAGTAGCCTTGCCGAACAAGGTAGGGTAGAAGATGCCATTTTAGTGTCTATTCCCAATCAATTTTGGACAGAGACCCGCAATCGCGACTTAGTACCACCTTATGCTCGGCAAGATGTTGCGATTGAGGCTCGTCCAGAGAGTGACAATGACCCTGCCATTTTTGGTCGTGCAGATCGTTTTTTGCAATTTGTTGAAAGCGAGCTGTTACCCTATTTAGAAGCTAACTACTCAATTAACGACAACCGTGTATTAAGCGGGTTCTCTGCTGGTGGAAGTTTTGTACTTTATACCATGGTGACTAAACCTGCGCTTTTTGATGGCTACTTTGCTTTCAGTCCTGCTGCGTGGTATGACGACTCGGTCGTCGTAAAAGAATTCGCAAAAAGCCTAGCCAATATTCAAGGCAAACCTAAGTATATTTACCTCTCCATCGGCGGTGCTGAGAATGACATCATTACGGGGTCATTTCGCGGTTTATTAGATGCACTTGAACAGCATGCGCCTGCCAATGTGCGTTGGGGACACAGCATTAGCGAGGGCGCGGGGCATTCACAAAATCCAGTGGTTTCCGTGCCACTTGCGTTGAGTGAATATCATCACTTTAGAAAAAATCAGTTAATGTAA
- a CDS encoding AraC family transcriptional regulator translates to MATTKKLTQDSLNGYQYLIGMGACVTCNGFWLLARALFREKHAVLKRHIVFAIAIAALVVWRQGYLFIDSQLHMTSSGFVEWLNIAAYELTLLLSSSALMLAFWEGCRGFSQSQGQEKAQRVLFLSAYFICVAGTKLVENRFADNREVQEWAVTSAAILIILTAQVLLYWRFSSQRTITSVRCVESNESTQTEDDIALQQQVEHFLIVQKGFLKEGLKVADLAQQFNEPEYKISRVIRQNLQARNFSQLVNELRVEHAKALLQDPAKQHWPVRWTGKWFRVGWAIY, encoded by the coding sequence TTGGCTACGACCAAAAAGCTGACTCAGGACTCCTTGAATGGATATCAGTATTTAATTGGCATGGGCGCTTGTGTGACCTGTAATGGGTTTTGGTTGCTTGCACGGGCACTATTTAGAGAAAAACATGCCGTGTTAAAAAGACATATTGTCTTTGCAATCGCCATTGCTGCTTTGGTCGTGTGGCGACAAGGTTATTTGTTTATCGACAGCCAATTACACATGACTTCCAGCGGATTTGTTGAGTGGCTTAACATTGCGGCGTATGAGCTTACCTTATTGTTGTCATCTAGTGCACTTATGCTGGCATTTTGGGAAGGGTGCCGAGGGTTTTCGCAGTCTCAAGGGCAAGAAAAAGCACAAAGGGTGCTATTCTTATCCGCTTATTTTATTTGCGTCGCAGGCACCAAATTAGTCGAAAATCGTTTTGCCGATAATCGTGAGGTTCAAGAATGGGCAGTGACAAGTGCAGCCATCCTCATCATATTGACGGCACAAGTGTTACTGTATTGGCGATTTTCATCTCAACGTACAATTACATCCGTTAGGTGCGTTGAATCAAATGAATCAACACAAACCGAGGATGATATTGCGCTCCAGCAACAAGTGGAACACTTTCTGATCGTTCAAAAAGGCTTCCTCAAAGAAGGGTTAAAAGTTGCTGACTTGGCTCAGCAATTCAATGAACCTGAATACAAGATAAGCCGGGTGATACGACAAAACCTGCAAGCGCGAAATTTCAGCCAATTGGTCAATGAGTTGAGGGTTGAGCATGCCAAAGCGCTATTGCAGGACCCCGCTAAACAGCATTGGCCAGTTCGTTGGACTGGAAAGTGGTTTCGCGTCGGTTGGGCCATTTACTAG
- a CDS encoding MFS transporter codes for MKSFPSLYLTNLFLVGGTGLLTTYLALYLGQHGVSTFWIGLLTSFYYLGLLLGAKLGYHLIKSVGHIRAFAASTAAVTACVAIHGVSDNIYLWLGLRLVVGLGMMCNFMVLESWLNEQAAPEQRGRVFSFYMLTSYLGMVTGQFALSNFPELGYAPLFLIVVALSFGIIPISTTRRIHPKPLKPIQVSLFTYFKKVPQSLTAVCFAGVINGSFYGLAPTFASQSGFNAEEIAMYMSVTIFAGLLAQWPMGIISDRVRRSILLRSNAVFIGLISLCIFLLPLSPSYSLWLTFGFGLFAFTMYPLSSALANSRVDDEDRVGVSSALLVAFGGGACVGSAAIAQIMSHFGHQALYASLSALTVVMFLLLHFINARQKAEQPEPSDYVAATSDITSSPLAATMDPRIEEKTAHEQLLVVDEDAPRGNDDELDDNEQDSEPTEELVETTNKPQP; via the coding sequence ATGAAATCTTTTCCATCGCTTTATTTAACAAATCTATTCTTAGTCGGTGGGACAGGCCTGCTGACCACTTACTTAGCGCTTTATTTAGGCCAGCACGGCGTCAGTACGTTTTGGATTGGCTTGCTTACCTCGTTTTATTACTTGGGTTTGTTGCTCGGTGCCAAATTAGGCTACCACCTGATCAAGTCAGTTGGGCATATTCGCGCGTTTGCGGCGAGCACAGCGGCAGTGACGGCCTGCGTAGCAATACATGGGGTGAGTGACAATATCTATCTTTGGCTTGGACTACGACTTGTGGTAGGTCTTGGCATGATGTGTAACTTTATGGTGCTCGAAAGCTGGCTGAATGAACAAGCGGCACCTGAGCAGCGAGGGCGGGTATTTTCTTTTTACATGCTCACCTCCTACCTCGGTATGGTAACTGGGCAATTTGCGCTTTCAAACTTTCCAGAGCTTGGCTATGCGCCGCTGTTTTTAATTGTTGTTGCCTTATCCTTTGGAATTATCCCTATTTCAACGACGAGGCGGATCCACCCTAAGCCACTTAAGCCTATTCAAGTCAGTCTGTTTACCTACTTCAAAAAAGTGCCTCAATCTCTCACCGCAGTCTGTTTTGCCGGAGTGATTAATGGTAGTTTTTATGGCCTTGCCCCGACTTTTGCCAGCCAATCAGGATTTAATGCCGAAGAAATTGCCATGTATATGTCGGTAACGATTTTTGCAGGTTTGCTTGCACAGTGGCCAATGGGCATTATCTCTGACCGAGTTCGCAGAAGTATCTTACTGCGCAGTAATGCCGTTTTTATCGGTTTGATTTCTCTTTGTATATTTTTACTTCCATTGAGTCCAAGCTACAGTCTTTGGCTAACTTTTGGCTTTGGGTTATTTGCATTTACCATGTATCCACTTTCTTCGGCACTAGCAAACTCCCGCGTTGATGATGAAGACCGTGTTGGCGTTTCTTCTGCACTGCTGGTGGCGTTTGGCGGAGGGGCCTGTGTTGGCTCGGCCGCTATTGCACAGATCATGTCCCATTTTGGTCATCAAGCCCTATACGCTTCGTTAAGCGCACTAACCGTTGTCATGTTCTTACTCCTCCACTTTATAAACGCTAGACAAAAGGCCGAGCAGCCAGAACCTAGCGACTATGTTGCTGCGACCTCTGATATTACCAGCTCACCGCTCGCTGCCACCATGGACCCGCGTATCGAGGAAAAAACAGCACACGAGCAACTACTTGTCGTTGACGAAGACGCCCCCCGCGGTAACGACGATGAACTCGACGACAATGAGCAAGATAGTGAGCCAACCGAGGAACTGGTCGAAACGACTAACAAACCTCAGCCATAG